The following are encoded together in the Pedobacter steynii genome:
- a CDS encoding 7TM diverse intracellular signaling domain-containing protein, with product MNKFWSCLLVLIWAGLLIPFQSSGQDTVIVKTGKIERNFGKKIMLLKDPGHRIDMKAALTNKDYLKVNTPVPNLGVSNATYWLKFLIRNESNSQDLMLRLALPTIDYLDFFVIDSSQKVVRHEMTGDRLRYGSRRYDNPIPTLRFNLPAHQTYTVLLKIHGGEQLQVPLTAGNSNSLMGEIQTASIIFGLYIGIISVMFIYNLFLFLSTKDKSYLYYIIYILIIGLTQANFQGYAFKYLWPDNTWLSTHAVYILSSLAALSAIEFMKQFLHTRDFLPVLHKTLNFFYIPYLFALISTFFGNLNLGYQVIQVTAVAAAMYMLVIAFMVYLKGFRPAKFFLLAWSVFLLGVCSFVLKDYNILEYNTLTYNMMPFGSALEVVLLSFALADKINTFKKEKEESQAQALKISLENELLIKQQNVELEKKVYERTLELQDSNKTLEITLKDLKEAQSQLVDSEKMAGLGQLTAGIAHEINNPINFVTSNIKPLELDIEELNEVIHMYENLNLNEDLSTQLNAIESFKKRIDLNFVRDEIKSLLSGIGEGAKRTAEIIRSLKNFSRLDENDCKYVDLNEGLDSTLVLVRNTFPSNLKIVKNYGNLPKVECMPGKVNQVFMNLISNAIQAIKGKAEHVEEEKLTISTWHEGEQVKIGIKDTGPGMTEEVKQKIFEPFFTTKDVGEGTGLGLSIVFRIIENHHGQIDVITKVNHGTEFIITLPVTSR from the coding sequence ATGAATAAATTCTGGAGTTGTTTGCTGGTATTGATCTGGGCGGGCTTACTCATTCCTTTTCAATCATCAGGACAAGACACCGTAATTGTTAAGACTGGAAAAATCGAGCGTAATTTTGGCAAGAAAATCATGCTGCTAAAAGATCCCGGACACCGGATCGATATGAAGGCCGCATTAACAAATAAAGATTATCTGAAAGTAAACACTCCCGTACCTAATTTAGGAGTTTCAAATGCCACTTACTGGTTAAAATTTCTCATCAGAAATGAAAGTAACAGTCAGGACCTGATGCTTAGGCTGGCACTTCCTACAATTGATTATTTAGACTTTTTCGTCATCGACTCTTCGCAAAAAGTCGTTCGTCATGAAATGACGGGTGACCGTCTCAGGTACGGAAGCAGAAGATACGACAACCCGATTCCGACTTTAAGGTTTAACCTGCCTGCTCATCAAACGTATACTGTCCTCCTCAAGATCCATGGCGGGGAGCAATTACAGGTTCCCTTAACTGCAGGAAACAGCAACTCCCTGATGGGTGAAATCCAGACGGCCTCTATCATCTTCGGTTTATACATCGGGATCATTTCCGTCATGTTTATTTATAACCTGTTTTTATTCCTCTCTACGAAGGACAAAAGCTATTTATACTATATCATTTACATTTTAATTATTGGCCTCACACAAGCCAATTTCCAGGGTTATGCTTTCAAATACCTTTGGCCGGATAACACCTGGCTTTCTACCCATGCGGTATATATATTAAGTTCCCTGGCCGCACTCTCGGCGATAGAATTTATGAAACAGTTTTTGCATACCCGGGACTTTCTTCCGGTATTACATAAAACTTTAAACTTTTTCTATATCCCCTACCTGTTTGCGCTGATCTCTACCTTTTTCGGAAATTTAAACCTGGGATATCAGGTGATACAGGTAACAGCTGTTGCCGCGGCAATGTATATGTTAGTGATTGCGTTCATGGTTTACTTAAAAGGATTCAGACCAGCCAAATTTTTCCTCCTTGCCTGGAGCGTTTTCCTTTTAGGGGTATGCAGTTTTGTACTGAAAGATTACAATATCCTGGAATACAACACACTCACTTATAACATGATGCCTTTCGGTTCTGCTTTAGAAGTTGTTTTACTCTCTTTTGCACTAGCTGATAAAATCAATACTTTCAAAAAGGAGAAAGAAGAATCTCAGGCCCAGGCCCTGAAGATCTCCCTCGAGAATGAGCTTTTGATCAAGCAACAAAACGTTGAACTCGAGAAAAAGGTATACGAAAGAACACTCGAATTACAAGACTCCAACAAAACGCTGGAGATCACCCTGAAAGACCTCAAAGAAGCCCAGAGTCAATTGGTTGATTCAGAGAAAATGGCTGGACTCGGACAGCTTACTGCAGGGATCGCCCATGAGATCAATAATCCCATTAACTTTGTTACTTCCAATATAAAACCTCTGGAACTTGATATCGAAGAGCTGAACGAGGTGATCCATATGTATGAGAACCTGAACCTCAATGAAGACTTAAGCACGCAGCTTAACGCCATTGAGAGCTTTAAGAAAAGAATAGATCTGAACTTTGTCCGCGACGAAATCAAGTCGCTGTTGTCGGGAATCGGGGAAGGAGCAAAACGTACGGCAGAAATTATCCGCAGCTTGAAGAACTTTAGCAGACTGGATGAAAACGATTGTAAATACGTAGACCTGAACGAAGGTTTGGACTCTACTTTGGTGCTCGTGAGGAATACCTTTCCCTCGAATCTGAAAATTGTTAAAAATTATGGTAACTTACCTAAAGTTGAATGTATGCCGGGTAAAGTCAATCAGGTATTCATGAACCTAATCAGTAATGCCATTCAAGCAATTAAAGGAAAAGCGGAGCATGTTGAAGAGGAAAAGCTGACGATTTCGACCTGGCACGAGGGTGAGCAGGTAAAAATCGGAATTAAAGACACAGGACCAGGAATGACTGAAGAAGTAAAACAAAAGATTTTTGAACCTTTTTTCACCACGAAAGATGTGGGAGAAGGAACTGGCTTAGGATTATCTATTGTGTTCAGGATCATAGAGAACCATCATGGCCAGATTGATGTGATTACAAAAGTAAATCATGGTACAGAATTTATTATTACCTTGCCCGTAACCTCACGATAA
- a CDS encoding hybrid sensor histidine kinase/response regulator produces the protein MNATTIRVLYIDDEENNLHAFKASFRRQYEIYTALSADEGLKILENVSVQVIIADQKMPNTTGVEFFKNIKHTYPDPTRILLTGYTDIEALADAINHGDIYRYITKPWNDLELHNSIKNAYDAYKSKIDLRNKVAELEKTNDELNRFIYSISHELRAPLVSAMGIVNLVKMEGLFHSSGEYWGLIETCSNRLDYYIQKTLQYYKNNKTISENTAVDFKKLVSDLIELYSYTDKEMHFNVNIIQNEPFYGDAFRIEVILGNLISNAIKYQKETELNKNVNINIEVQPTQVNIAINDNGMGILNEHLEKIFLQFFKSKINHGSGLGLFIVKEALNKINGKIAVSSNAVEGTTFKITIPNVK, from the coding sequence ATGAATGCAACAACTATACGTGTTCTGTATATTGATGATGAAGAAAATAACTTGCACGCTTTTAAAGCAAGTTTTAGACGCCAGTATGAAATTTACACAGCCCTATCCGCTGACGAAGGATTAAAAATTCTTGAAAACGTTTCCGTGCAGGTGATCATTGCGGATCAGAAAATGCCCAATACCACAGGGGTGGAATTTTTTAAGAACATCAAACATACTTATCCGGATCCTACCAGAATCCTTTTAACCGGATATACTGACATTGAAGCTCTGGCGGATGCCATTAATCATGGAGATATCTACAGGTACATCACCAAACCCTGGAATGACCTGGAACTTCACAATTCTATTAAAAATGCCTACGACGCGTATAAGTCCAAAATAGACCTCAGAAATAAAGTCGCCGAACTGGAAAAAACAAACGACGAACTCAACCGGTTTATTTATAGCATTTCCCATGAATTAAGGGCTCCTTTAGTTTCGGCGATGGGAATTGTCAACCTGGTGAAAATGGAAGGCCTCTTTCATTCCAGTGGAGAATATTGGGGATTAATTGAAACCTGCTCAAACAGGCTGGATTACTATATTCAGAAAACCCTGCAATATTATAAAAACAATAAAACCATCTCTGAGAATACGGCCGTCGACTTTAAAAAACTGGTTTCAGACCTGATTGAGCTTTATTCTTATACCGATAAAGAAATGCATTTCAATGTGAACATCATCCAGAATGAACCATTCTACGGAGATGCTTTCAGAATTGAAGTGATTCTCGGCAATCTGATCTCCAATGCAATTAAATACCAGAAAGAAACAGAGCTGAACAAGAACGTCAATATCAACATAGAAGTTCAGCCAACCCAGGTAAATATCGCCATCAATGATAATGGTATGGGTATCCTGAATGAACACTTAGAGAAAATATTTCTTCAGTTCTTTAAAAGTAAAATCAATCACGGAAGTGGCCTTGGCCTTTTTATCGTAAAAGAAGCCCTCAATAAAATTAACGGAAAAATAGCGGTCAGTTCGAACGCTGTAGAAGGTACCACCTTTAAAATAACAATCCCAAATGTCAAGTAA
- a CDS encoding response regulator, which yields MSSKYKRVMLIDDNEVDLKINSKIITISKLFDEIILCQSGEEALTYLNRNLQEEDKLPDFILLDIQMPEMDGFEFLEIFKQLPALITEKCIVAILSSTLDFGDIKKAEANPYVIRLFKKPLFPKELEEVLAKYL from the coding sequence ATGTCAAGTAAGTACAAAAGAGTAATGCTGATAGATGACAATGAAGTTGATCTGAAAATCAATTCAAAAATCATTACCATATCCAAATTATTTGATGAAATCATTCTTTGTCAGTCGGGAGAAGAAGCCCTGACTTACCTCAACCGAAACCTTCAGGAAGAAGATAAACTGCCGGATTTCATTTTACTGGATATTCAGATGCCGGAAATGGATGGCTTTGAATTTCTGGAAATATTTAAGCAATTGCCTGCTCTCATTACAGAAAAATGCATCGTAGCCATTCTTTCCTCTACACTTGATTTCGGGGATATTAAAAAGGCCGAAGCCAATCCCTATGTGATCAGGCTCTTCAAAAAACCACTTTTTCCAAAAGAACTGGAAGAGGTACTCGCAAAATATTTATAG
- the fabV gene encoding enoyl-ACP reductase FabV, translating into MIIAPRIRGFICLTAHPEGCAQNVLNQINYVKSKGPIAGPKKVLVIGASTGFGLASRITSAFGSDASTIGVYFEKPPAPGKTASPGWYNTAAFETQAHEAGLYAKSINGDAFSKEIKEKTLALIKADLGQVDLVIYSLASPKRVHPVTGVTHNSVLKPIGEVFTNNTVDFHTGIVSEISIQPANEEDIENTVAVMGGEDWAMWIDELKTAGLLAPGATTVAYSYIGPALTEAVYRKGTIGRAKDHLEATAFTISDQLKDIGGKAYVSVNKALVTQASSAIPVIPLYISLLYKVMKAEGIHEGCIEQIQRLFQERLYTGEAVPTDAQGRIRVDDLEMREDIQAKVAALWLESTTESLPSTGDLAGYKKDFLNLFGFDVAGIDYEAETDEMVEISGLV; encoded by the coding sequence ATGATTATTGCGCCTAGAATACGTGGGTTTATATGCCTTACTGCTCATCCTGAAGGTTGTGCACAAAATGTGCTGAACCAGATCAACTATGTAAAATCGAAAGGACCTATTGCCGGTCCGAAAAAAGTGCTTGTGATCGGGGCTTCTACCGGTTTTGGTCTAGCTTCCAGAATTACCAGTGCCTTTGGTTCGGATGCTTCCACTATCGGGGTGTATTTTGAAAAACCACCTGCTCCCGGAAAAACAGCTTCACCAGGCTGGTACAATACTGCTGCATTTGAAACTCAGGCGCATGAAGCAGGTCTATACGCTAAAAGTATAAACGGAGATGCTTTTTCTAAAGAAATTAAAGAAAAAACGCTGGCTTTGATCAAGGCTGACCTTGGTCAGGTGGATCTGGTAATTTACAGTCTGGCTTCTCCAAAAAGGGTTCATCCTGTAACAGGGGTAACTCATAATTCTGTGCTGAAGCCAATAGGAGAGGTGTTTACCAATAATACGGTAGATTTCCACACCGGAATTGTTTCCGAAATTTCTATTCAGCCGGCCAATGAAGAAGACATTGAAAATACCGTTGCCGTAATGGGTGGTGAAGACTGGGCGATGTGGATTGACGAATTGAAAACTGCAGGTTTACTTGCTCCGGGAGCGACTACAGTAGCTTATTCTTATATCGGCCCTGCTTTAACCGAAGCAGTATATCGTAAAGGAACGATTGGTCGCGCTAAAGATCATTTAGAAGCCACTGCTTTTACTATTTCTGATCAGCTGAAAGATATTGGCGGAAAAGCTTATGTCTCGGTAAACAAAGCCCTGGTGACTCAGGCGAGCTCTGCAATTCCGGTAATCCCATTGTACATCTCTTTATTATATAAAGTGATGAAAGCGGAAGGAATTCATGAGGGATGTATTGAGCAGATTCAGCGTTTGTTTCAGGAGCGTTTATATACCGGCGAGGCAGTTCCGACTGATGCTCAGGGAAGAATCCGTGTTGATGATTTAGAGATGCGTGAAGACATTCAGGCTAAAGTTGCCGCCTTATGGTTGGAATCTACCACAGAAAGTCTTCCTTCAACAGGAGATCTTGCAGGTTATAAAAAGGACTTCCTTAACCTGTTCGGTTTTGACGTTGCCGGAATTGACTATGAAGCAGAAACAGATGAAATGGTAGAGATTTCCGGACTGGTATAA
- a CDS encoding M57 family metalloprotease: MKTNRILTLAVLCLFAGSIYSCSKDKNVAETPTPNQEELSASTLSKIKAQGFSTENARKIEGGYLVEGDILLTDENLNEKSTSPNLLIAKAEQYRTTNLVTSLPQVITISVSNLPQVYHDATNIMISRYNALGLSLTFQLATTGTTGKIKIVGFNEGPSGGFITLGSAGFPTSTGKPFNQIRMNTNPAAYGTNPNLNYLASVIQHEVGHCIGLRHTDYMNRAYSCGSAGAGNEGQAGVGAIHIPGTPTGPDSGSFMLACSNGGNRTFNANDIIALNYLY; the protein is encoded by the coding sequence ATGAAAACCAATCGAATCTTAACCCTAGCCGTGCTGTGCTTATTTGCGGGGAGTATTTATTCTTGTTCAAAAGATAAAAATGTAGCTGAAACACCGACCCCAAACCAGGAAGAACTTTCTGCTTCAACTTTATCAAAGATTAAAGCCCAGGGCTTTAGCACAGAGAATGCGCGTAAAATAGAGGGCGGATACCTTGTAGAAGGAGATATTCTCTTAACAGATGAAAATCTCAACGAAAAATCTACAAGCCCTAATTTGCTGATCGCCAAGGCGGAGCAATATAGAACTACCAATTTAGTGACGAGCCTTCCGCAGGTAATTACCATATCCGTAAGCAACCTGCCGCAAGTGTATCATGATGCGACCAATATTATGATCAGCAGATATAATGCACTTGGTTTATCACTTACTTTTCAACTTGCAACAACCGGAACCACCGGAAAAATCAAAATTGTCGGTTTTAATGAAGGTCCAAGTGGTGGGTTCATCACTTTGGGTTCAGCAGGATTTCCTACTTCAACAGGGAAACCTTTCAACCAGATCCGTATGAATACCAATCCAGCGGCTTATGGAACGAATCCAAACCTGAATTACCTGGCTTCTGTGATCCAGCATGAAGTTGGACACTGTATAGGCCTCCGTCATACGGATTATATGAACCGTGCGTATAGCTGCGGTTCCGCTGGTGCAGGTAATGAAGGACAGGCAGGTGTAGGTGCAATCCATATTCCGGGAACACCGACAGGTCCTGATTCAGGATCTTTCATGCTGGCCTGTTCAAACGGTGGAAACCGTACTTTTAACGCCAATGACATTATTGCGCTTAACTATCTGTATTAA
- a CDS encoding S8 family peptidase, with protein MNFPARSLLLLFWLISTYAQAQIPSTKIERAYEKYISISEKRLQLPTDSMVLVKLNRALSPRELAKLNPSRQFSPTHFVLSTSALKNLSANVVYRAPANSLWKASDQLNQLLTQNNQQAIKVRFVVKDIRNRVPPFLSKYQPEIDHTYQFVTVLIPLSEIPAVLQEETVLFADIIQKVKEEAVLAKYDQTLNEISTVHALFPDIDGNSVTMSLKERMFDVDDLDLLGKYLPGAVSGSSQIAQHATEMATTAVGRGNSDYKGLGVAPAAKLSSSDVDRSTLPDDLKSFKDLNINIQNHSYGTELESMYGIQAAAYDKQVFESEELVHIFSSGNSGTTTPGSGTYQGLANTANLTGNFKQAKNILVIGGINRENLTEALSSKGPAYDGRVKPDLVSFGEDGTSGAAALSSGASILFEQKYKSLFGKAPSSALLRSILINSADDLGTPQVDYVYGYGKLNAFQALNTLTENRYKTGLISQDQDFNFPIQVPANQKSIKVTLVWNDPPAQVNSAQSIVNHLDLSLTGPSGEITLPWVLSSYPHLDSLKAPAVRKVDELNTVQQVSLENLAPGTYIVHIKGRKVQQAIQSFSIAYSLTVQNSFRWAYPENNDHVIATQENYFRWQSSFPAGKTGKLSVSYDNGTNWTVLNNNAALNKNFYKWPTPDLLTKAVLKMEIDGQAFQSRSFLISKSPQLQIGYNCDDALFFHWAPIANAKGYTIYHLKDQQMVPLAELSDTLAIIRKTSTSSTVFAIAAKGSNFTGLRSRTIDYTLQGISCYTRSFNANVAGDQIELSLSIGTTNNLKKITWEKQVSLNNFIALSEINVLQGKLNYNYTDINPKIGPQWYRVTMETADGRKIQTEVVLVNFLKDGDFTYYPNPVETTINILNGGYEEYVFQLYNMLGQQVFEEKTNGNTQFDISRLTTGLYIGVISRNGRSLKKIKVIKK; from the coding sequence TTGAATTTTCCAGCAAGATCTCTTTTATTACTATTCTGGCTAATTAGTACTTATGCCCAGGCTCAGATTCCCTCAACGAAAATTGAAAGGGCATACGAGAAGTATATTTCTATTTCGGAGAAAAGACTACAACTACCTACAGACAGCATGGTGCTGGTCAAGCTAAACAGAGCCCTTAGTCCCAGGGAATTGGCAAAGTTAAACCCCAGCAGACAATTCTCCCCAACTCATTTTGTACTGAGCACTTCTGCATTAAAAAACCTATCCGCAAATGTAGTTTACCGCGCCCCGGCAAACTCCCTGTGGAAGGCCAGTGATCAGCTTAACCAGCTCCTGACACAAAACAACCAACAAGCTATAAAAGTAAGGTTTGTCGTCAAAGATATTCGGAATAGAGTTCCTCCGTTCCTGTCAAAATATCAGCCGGAAATTGACCATACGTATCAGTTCGTTACCGTGCTGATTCCTCTGTCCGAAATACCTGCCGTTCTGCAAGAGGAAACCGTTCTTTTTGCCGATATCATCCAAAAAGTCAAAGAAGAAGCCGTTCTTGCAAAATACGACCAGACACTCAATGAAATCTCTACCGTACATGCCCTGTTTCCGGACATCGACGGAAATAGCGTTACCATGTCTTTAAAAGAGCGCATGTTTGATGTTGATGACCTGGATTTACTGGGTAAATACCTACCCGGAGCAGTCAGTGGCAGTAGTCAGATTGCACAGCACGCAACTGAAATGGCAACGACTGCAGTAGGCAGGGGAAATTCTGATTACAAGGGTCTTGGAGTAGCTCCTGCTGCTAAACTGAGCTCTTCGGATGTAGACAGGAGTACCCTTCCTGATGACCTTAAAAGCTTTAAAGATTTAAACATCAATATTCAAAACCATTCTTACGGAACGGAACTGGAAAGTATGTACGGTATACAGGCTGCTGCCTACGACAAACAGGTTTTTGAATCTGAAGAATTGGTTCATATTTTCTCCTCCGGAAACAGTGGCACCACAACCCCGGGCTCCGGCACTTATCAGGGATTAGCCAATACTGCAAACCTCACCGGGAATTTCAAACAGGCAAAAAACATTCTGGTTATTGGTGGCATAAACCGGGAGAACCTTACCGAAGCACTCAGCAGCAAAGGACCTGCATACGACGGAAGGGTAAAACCAGATCTGGTTTCTTTTGGCGAAGATGGTACTTCCGGCGCAGCGGCGCTGAGTAGTGGTGCCTCGATCCTATTTGAACAAAAATATAAGAGCTTATTCGGAAAGGCACCTTCTTCTGCTCTGTTGAGAAGTATTCTGATCAATTCTGCGGATGATTTGGGAACCCCTCAGGTTGATTATGTATATGGATATGGTAAATTAAATGCCTTTCAGGCCTTAAATACCCTGACCGAAAACCGTTATAAAACCGGACTCATCAGTCAGGATCAGGATTTCAATTTTCCGATCCAGGTTCCCGCAAATCAGAAATCAATTAAAGTTACCCTGGTTTGGAATGATCCCCCTGCACAGGTTAACAGTGCCCAAAGTATTGTTAATCACCTCGATTTATCACTCACAGGCCCATCCGGAGAAATCACTTTACCATGGGTGCTGAGCAGCTACCCACATCTGGATTCTCTTAAAGCACCCGCAGTGCGCAAGGTCGACGAGCTGAATACGGTTCAACAGGTAAGTCTGGAGAATCTTGCTCCCGGAACGTATATCGTCCATATTAAGGGACGTAAAGTTCAACAAGCCATCCAGAGCTTTTCTATTGCTTACAGTCTGACTGTACAGAACAGTTTCCGATGGGCATATCCGGAAAATAACGACCATGTCATCGCCACTCAGGAAAACTATTTCCGTTGGCAAAGTAGTTTCCCGGCCGGGAAAACCGGAAAACTATCCGTTAGTTATGATAATGGAACCAATTGGACTGTACTCAACAATAACGCAGCGCTGAACAAAAATTTTTATAAGTGGCCAACACCAGACCTGCTGACCAAAGCAGTGCTTAAAATGGAAATCGACGGACAAGCATTTCAGAGTAGATCTTTCCTCATTTCCAAATCTCCACAACTTCAGATCGGATACAATTGTGACGATGCACTGTTCTTTCACTGGGCCCCAATAGCCAATGCAAAGGGTTATACCATTTATCACCTCAAAGATCAGCAAATGGTTCCATTGGCAGAACTGAGCGATACGCTGGCCATTATACGCAAGACCAGCACCAGCAGCACGGTATTTGCCATTGCGGCAAAAGGCAGCAATTTCACCGGCTTAAGGAGCCGTACGATAGACTATACCTTACAGGGGATCTCTTGCTATACCCGTTCGTTTAATGCGAATGTCGCCGGAGACCAGATCGAACTGAGCCTGAGCATCGGTACCACCAATAACCTCAAAAAGATCACCTGGGAAAAACAGGTTTCCTTAAACAATTTTATTGCACTTTCAGAGATCAACGTACTGCAGGGAAAACTGAATTACAACTACACCGATATCAATCCAAAAATAGGTCCTCAATGGTATAGGGTAACGATGGAAACGGCTGATGGCCGGAAGATTCAGACGGAAGTTGTTTTGGTAAACTTCCTGAAAGACGGAGATTTCACCTATTATCCAAATCCGGTAGAAACAACCATAAATATCCTGAACGGAGGATATGAAGAATATGTTTTCCAACTTTACAACATGCTTGGACAACAGGTATTTGAGGAAAAGACAAACGGCAATACCCAGTTCGATATCTCCAGATTAACTACGGGTCTTTATATTGGCGTCATCTCCAGAAATGGCCGGTCCCTGAAAAAGATCAAAGTGATCAAGAAATAA
- a CDS encoding TonB-dependent receptor plug domain-containing protein has translation MLFRNSAYLFALLASGLTVNAQTEKPLNDTTRKLNEVMVKENRLQLPFSKQNRNVSIIDQEKIKSLPVRSISELLSYVSGVDVRQRGPGGVQADISLDGGTFDQTLVLINGIKVSDPQTGHNMMNLPVTMDDIDHIEILRGSASRIYGINALTGAINIVTRTVKQTGLSANLFAGSSFKKEEGNGDTYANYGARATGTLGLNSSSHLFSVAQEAGNGYRYNTAFNNQKLYYQGKVNIGKTDQLDLMAGYIRNHFGANSYYAAPGDKESEETVKTALASISYTTKINDNWTLVPRISYRNNVDDYLYIKQTPDKFHNHHISNVFDAELNNTIQTTIGTFGFGLEARTERIKSTNLGKRDRTNTGIFGEYKFEPLTRLLINLGMYTNYNSDYGWQAFPGLDAGYNFYGNWRLFANLGTGQRLPTYTDLYYKGPTNIGNDQLRPEKSKYAEGGIKFNNERISMNASYFIRRIDNFIDWVKAQQTDPWQPQNFSQVNTKGFTLSADYKWSDLSENGFLNGLRLGASYTNLDPSFKTTLATANFSRYALESLRNQLSGTVSATFYKVIDLTLTARYNERINYKDYTLMDVRIAFKQARYSIYADGANLFNVQYIEAGAVPMPGSWFTLGVKTAF, from the coding sequence ATGCTTTTTAGAAATTCCGCATACCTGTTTGCCTTGCTGGCCAGCGGCTTAACCGTAAATGCACAAACAGAAAAACCTTTAAATGATACCACCAGAAAACTGAATGAGGTGATGGTAAAAGAAAACCGGCTTCAGCTGCCTTTTTCCAAACAGAACAGAAATGTATCTATTATCGATCAGGAGAAAATCAAAAGCCTGCCGGTAAGGTCAATAAGTGAATTGCTGAGTTATGTTTCAGGAGTAGATGTTCGTCAGCGTGGCCCGGGAGGTGTACAGGCAGACATCAGCCTGGATGGAGGTACTTTCGATCAGACACTGGTACTGATCAATGGGATTAAAGTCTCCGATCCCCAGACCGGACACAACATGATGAACCTGCCGGTTACTATGGACGATATCGATCATATCGAAATACTCCGCGGTTCCGCTTCCAGAATTTATGGGATCAATGCCCTCACAGGAGCCATTAACATTGTTACCAGAACAGTAAAGCAGACCGGGCTTTCGGCCAATCTGTTTGCCGGAAGCAGCTTTAAAAAAGAAGAAGGAAACGGGGATACTTACGCCAATTACGGCGCTCGTGCTACCGGAACACTGGGCCTGAATAGCTCTTCACACCTTTTTTCGGTTGCTCAGGAGGCTGGAAATGGCTACCGTTATAATACGGCCTTCAACAACCAGAAATTGTATTACCAGGGCAAAGTAAATATTGGAAAAACAGATCAGCTGGACCTCATGGCCGGTTATATCCGGAATCACTTCGGAGCCAATAGTTATTACGCAGCGCCGGGAGATAAGGAATCCGAAGAAACGGTAAAAACAGCCCTGGCTTCTATTTCCTATACCACAAAAATCAATGACAACTGGACACTGGTACCCCGGATCAGCTACCGTAACAATGTCGATGATTACCTTTACATCAAACAAACTCCGGATAAATTCCACAACCACCACATCAGTAATGTGTTTGATGCAGAGCTGAACAATACCATCCAGACCACTATCGGTACCTTTGGCTTCGGACTGGAAGCCAGAACAGAACGCATTAAAAGCACCAATCTCGGAAAAAGAGACCGTACCAATACCGGAATCTTCGGAGAATATAAATTTGAACCGCTCACACGTCTGCTCATCAATCTGGGCATGTATACCAATTACAATTCAGACTATGGCTGGCAAGCCTTTCCGGGCCTGGATGCAGGCTATAATTTCTATGGTAACTGGCGTTTATTTGCCAATCTGGGAACAGGACAACGTTTACCTACCTATACAGACCTCTATTATAAAGGTCCTACCAATATCGGAAATGATCAGCTTCGTCCCGAAAAATCTAAGTACGCAGAAGGAGGAATCAAGTTCAACAATGAACGGATTTCCATGAATGCCAGCTATTTTATCCGTAGAATAGACAATTTTATTGATTGGGTAAAAGCACAGCAAACCGATCCCTGGCAACCACAAAACTTTAGCCAGGTGAACACCAAAGGCTTTACCTTAAGTGCGGATTATAAATGGTCTGATCTTTCTGAAAACGGCTTTTTAAATGGCCTTAGGCTTGGCGCCTCCTACACCAATCTTGACCCCAGTTTTAAAACTACGCTTGCTACGGCCAATTTTTCCAGATATGCATTAGAAAGCCTCAGAAACCAATTGAGCGGAACGGTCAGTGCTACTTTTTACAAGGTCATTGATTTAACCCTTACTGCCCGTTACAACGAGCGCATCAACTATAAGGATTATACGCTGATGGATGTCAGGATTGCCTTTAAGCAAGCGCGATACAGCATCTATGCAGATGGAGCTAACCTCTTTAATGTGCAATACATCGAAGCCGGGGCAGTGCCTATGCCTGGCTCCTGGTTCACACTCGGTGTAAAGACAGCTTTCTAA